From the genome of Uranotaenia lowii strain MFRU-FL chromosome 1, ASM2978415v1, whole genome shotgun sequence, one region includes:
- the LOC129737617 gene encoding uncharacterized protein LOC129737617, with protein MSLFDPLGLVAHFIIHGKILMQEVWKYGSGWDESIPEELFDHWIRWSNMLKQVDRVEVPRCFFKGVLSSELKNIQIHIFVDASEAAYACVAYLRAEVNDVPLSAFVAAKTKVAPLRPLSIPRLELQAALIGTRLLSSIIGAIDLPIKRRYLWTDSQTVLAWLRSDSRRYHQFVGYRVGEILTTTSIDEWRHIPTKLNVADEATKWGNGPIFTPDSRWYTGPEFLRQSEDDWPIDPKDAQQTDTDLRAVFCYHGQVVDTTIDISRFSTLDRLLRSMVCVLRATKAFQKQKVCGPITAEEFQAAENLIFHQVQTEVYPEEMGILQKNNESKLKTTIGKSSPLYQLSPFLDEANVMRIDSRIRSAPSVPFHSKFPIILPRNHPLTNLLVEKYHKRFVHANNETVCNEMRQKFHIPNLRVVIKKVAKECPLCKLRKAVPHPPKMAVLPVVRLTPNIKPFTHTGIDYFGPLQVKQRRSLVKRWVALFTCLTIRAVHVEVVHSLTTNSCILAIRRFIARRGPPITIYSDQGTNFKGARNILLEQLQPIHEKCAITFTNASTQWYLNPPATPHMGGAWERMVRSIKIAMEAVANHAQNPCDEVLETVVLEAEAIVNSRPLTYVPLDSAETEALTPNHFLVIGDKAVTQPMSETLMSGSVLRDSWELTRRLVDIFWTRWIKEYLPTLTRRSKWFEATKPLQPGDVVIIVDEKKRNGWIRGRVLEVIPSSDGEFRRAYVRTPNGVGLYSAVRLARLDIKDSREDKVSTIPEHHEGGNVGEAPRKLVENEM; from the coding sequence ATGAGTCTTTTTGATCCTTTGGGGCTAGTGGCACATTTTATCATACATGGCAAGATACTAATGCAGGAGGTGTGGAAGTACGGTTCTGGCTGGGACGAGTCGATTCCCGAAGAACTGTTTGATCACTGGATTCGTTGGAGCAATATGCTGAAACAAGTAGACCGGGTCGAAGTTCCTCGATGCTTTTTTAAAGGCgttttgagtagcgaattgaaaaacatacaaATACACATTTTCGTGGACGCAAGCGAGGCAGCGTATGCTTGCGTCGCCTATCTAAGAGCAGAAGTAAATGATGTTCCCCTTAGTGCATTTGTTGCGGCTAAAACCAAAGTTGCTCCCTTGCGCCCACTTTCAATCCCTCGTCTCGAACTACAAGCGGCGTTAATTGGGACAAGGCTACTCAGCAGTATTATTGGAGCAATCGATCTTCCAATTAAAAGACGATACCTTTGGACAGATTCCCAGACTGTGCTGGCTTGGTTGCGTTCGGACAGCAGGAGGTATCATCAATTCGTGGGCTATAGAGTTGGCGAAATACTGACTACTACTTCTATTGATGAATGGCGGCACATTCCAACCAAGTTGAATGTGGCAGATGAAGCGACAAAGTGGGGAAACGGTCCAATTTTCACCCCAGATTCCAGATGGTACACCGGTCCGGAATTTCTACGTCAATCAGAGGATGATTGGCCGATTGATCCCAAGGATGCACAACAAACTGACACAGATCTCCGAGCGGTATTCTGTTATCACGGGCAAGTAGTAGATACAACAATAGATATTTCTCGTTTTTCGACATTAGATCGTCTATTGCGGTCTATGGTCTGTGTTTTAAGAGCTACCAAGGCGTTCCAGAAGCAGAAGGTTTGTGGACCAATCACGGCTGAGGAATTTCAGGCTGCCGAGAATTTAATTTTCCATCAAGTACAGACAGAAGTTTATCCTGAAGAGATGGGAATTCTGCAGAAAAACAACGAGTCGAAATTAAAAACCACAATAGGCAAGTCCAGTCCATTATACCAACTATCCCCTTTTCTTGATGAAGCGAACGTGATGCGTATTGACAGTAGAATCAGATCGGCACCAAGTGTACCCTTCCATTCAAAGTTCCCTATTATTTTGCCTAGAAATCACCCGCTGACAAATCTCCTTGTTGAGAAGTATCACAAACGTTTTGTCCATGCGAATAATGAAACAGTTTGCAACGAAATGCGCCAGAAATTCCATATTCCAAATCTGAGAGTTGTGATTAAGAAAGTTGCTAAAGAATGTCCCCTTTGTAAATTGCGGAAAGCAGTTCCACATCCCCCGAAAATGGCCGTCCTGCCAGTTGTGCGTCTAACACCAAATATCAAACCATTTACACATACTGGCATCGACTACTTCGGCCCGTTGCAGGTCAAGCAGAGGCGCAGTTTGGTGAAACGCTGGGTGGCCTTATTCACCTGCCTGACTATTAGGGCAGTTCATGTAGAGGTAGTCCACTCTCTAACTACTAATTCCTGCATTCTAGCAATCCGTAGGTTTATCGCTCGAAGAGGGCCACCAATTACGATTTACTCGGATCAAGGGACAAATTTCAAAGGCGCGAGAAATATATTGTTGGAGCAGTTACAACCGATTCACGAGAAGTGTGCCATTACCTTTACTAATGCATCTACACAGTGGTACCTAAATCCACCCGCAACCCCCCACATGGGAGGCGCTTGGGAGCGCATGGTGCGCTCAATTAAAATTGCGATGGAAGCAGTGGCAAATCATGCACAAAATCCATGCGACGAAGTTCTTGAAACGGTAGTGTTGGAAGCTGAAGCGATCGTGAATTCCCGCCCACTTACATACGTGCCACTTGACTCGGCGGAAACGGAAGCGCTAACGCCAAATCATTTTTTGGTGATTGGAGATAAGGCAGTAACACAGCCAATGAGCGAAACCTTAATGAGTGGTAGCGTACTACGGGATAGTTGGGAATTGACTCGACGACTTGTAGATATTTTTTGGACGAGATGGATTAAGGAATATCTACCTACACTAACGAGACGTTCGAAATGGTTCGAAGCAACGAAGCCCTTGCAGCCAGGCGATGTGGTGATTATCGTGGACGAAAAAAAGCGGAACGGGTGGATTCGAGGGCGTGTACTGGAAGTGATACCATCATCTGACGGAGAATTTCGTCGGGCGTATGTCAGGACGCCTAATGGCGTAGGTTTATATTCAGCTGTCAGGTTGGCGCGTTTGGATATCAAGGATTCCAGGGAAGACAAGGTATCGACTATCCCGGAACATCACGAAGGGGGGAATGTTGGCGAAGCCCCTCGTAAGCTGGTTGAAAATGAGATGTGA